The nucleotide sequence GCTCCAGTTCCGCCAGGTGTTCGCGGTGACCGACGGCAAGCCCATCCAGCTCAAGGGCGCGACGCCGGACAAGGGCGCCAAGCCCACGGCGTCCCCGTCGGCCACCCCGAGCTCGTCGGTGTCGGCCTCGCCGTCGGCGACGCCGCGCGGCCGCGCCCTCAGCGGCGCGCTGGCGCTCCCGACGCCGCTGGCGTCCCCTTCGGCGACGAAGAAGCCGTCCGCGAGCCCGTCGGCCAGCCCGTCGGCCACGCCGACCGCCGCGACGACGCCGCCGACGCTGGAGGAGCTGAGGAAGGGGCTGTCGCTGCCCGCCGGGGTGAGCGACGAGATCGTCCGCCAGTTCGCGACGCAGAGCTGCTACGGCACCGACCGCCGCGCCCAGGGCTCCAACGACCCGAACCGCGCGTGGGTCGTGTCCTGCGACCAGCAGCAGGAGAGCGGCGCGTTCCGCAAGTACATCCTCGGCCCCGTCGCCGTCCACGGCGAAGAGGTCGCCTCGGCCGACGCCATCGCCCCGAACGCCCAGAACGGCACGGCGAGCTGGTCGGTCGCGCTGAAGTTCAAGCACAAGGGCGCCGACCAGTTCGCGAAGGTGACCGGCGACGCCTACAAGGCCGCGTCCGGCACCCCGCAGCGGCAGGTCGCGATCGTGCTGGACGGACAGGTCGTGTCCGCCCCGAGCATCGACAACGGCGCCATCTCGGGCGGCACCGCGAGCATCTACGGCTCGGCCGACAGCTTCACGCAGTCCTACGCCAGCGACCTCGCCAACGTCCTCAAGTACGGCGCGCTGCCGCTGGAGTTCAAGCAGAGCTCCATCGACGAGGTGTCGTCCACGCTGGGCTCCGACCAGCTCAGCGGTGGCCTCATCGCGGGCGCGATCGGCCTGGCGCTGGTCGTCGTCTACTGCATGCTCTACTACCGGGGCCTCGGGCTCGTCGCGGTGTCCAGCCTGATCGTCGCGGCCGTGATCACCTACGTGTCGGTGGTCATCCTCGGCGAGAACATCGGGTTCCGGCTGTCGCTCCCGCACATCATCGGCCTCATCGTGTCGATCGGCATCACCGCGGACTCGTTCATCGTCTACTTCGAGCGGCTGCGCGACGAACTGCGCGCCGGACGGCGGCTGCGGCCCTCGGTGGAGGCGGCCTGGAAGCGGGCGCGGCGCACGATCCTCGTCGCCGACGCGGTGACGTTCATCGCCGCGCTCGTCCTGTACTTCCTCGCGGTCGGCGGCGTCGCGGGCTTCGCGTTCGCGATGGGCCTCACCACGCTCATCGACGTGGTCGTGGTCTTCTTCTTCACCAAGCCGCTCGTCACGCTGCTGTCCCGGACGTCGTTCTACGGCCGAGGCCATCCGTGGTCCGGGCTGGACCCGCGTAAGCTGCACAAGCCGGAGCCCGCGACGGCCACGGCCCGCCCGACCGGTCAGGAGGCGTGAGCATGGCGCTCGGCGGAATGTTCTCCCGGATCTACCGGGGCGAGATCAGCGCCGACATCGTCGGCCGTCCGAAGGTCTGGTACTCGATCTCCGGGCTGCTGATCGCGCTGTCGGTCGTCGGCCTGCTCGTCCAGAGCCTGAACTTCGGTGTGGAGTTCAAGGGCGGATCGGTCTTCACCTTCAACGCGCCGCACCGCTCGATCGAGCAGGTGCGCAGCGCCGTCGAGCACGGCGGCGCGCACCAGGTCATCGTCCAGAAGGCCGGCGGCGACTGGCGGGCCACCACCGAGAGCATGCCCTCGGCGGAGGCCGGCAAGATCAAGAACACGATCAGCGCGGAGCTGGGCATCCCGGCCGCGAAGGTCAGCACGCAGGTCGTCGGCGCCTCCTGGGGCGGCGAGATCTCCAAGAAGGCCTGGCAGGCGCTGGCCGTCTTCCTCCTGCTGATCATCTTGTACCTGTCGGTGGCGTTCGAGTGGCGGATGGCGCTGGCGGCGCTCGTCGCGCTCCTGCACGACCTCGTGATCACGGCGGGCGTGTACGCCTGGTCGGGCTTCGAGGTGACGCCGGCGACGCTGCTCGGGTTCCTGACGATCCTCGGCTACTCGCTGTACGACGCCGTCGTCGTGTTCGACATGATCAAGGAGGTCACCCGGCCGCTCTCGCCGACCTCCAAGATCACCTACAGCGAGGCCGCGAACCGGGCGCTCAGCAGCACGCTGGTGCGCTCGCTGAACACCTCGCTGGTCGCGATCCTGCCGGTCGGCGCGATCCTGTTCATCGGGACGACGGTGTTCGGCGCGGGCACGCTCAAGGACCTGTCGCTCGCCCTGTTCGTCGGCATGATCGTCGGGACGTACTCCTCGATCTGCGTGGCGACGCCGCTGCTCGTCCAGCTCAAGGAGCGCGAGCCGCAGTTCCGCGAGCTGCGCGCCAACATCGCCCGCCGCGAGAACAGCGCCAAGCGGCAGGCCAAGGCGGCGCGCACGACCGTCCCGGCGGGCGGGGGCGGCGACGCGACCGACGACGACGAACCCGGCGAGGGCGAGAAGCGGATCGACGTCGCCTCCGACGTGACGCTCCGCAAGGTCGTCCAGACCGGCCCCCGGCAGCAGCCCAAGCGCGGCACCCGGACCCAGCGCCGGAACACGAAGTAATCCGCAGCGACCCGGCCGTGCCCGCGACCCCGCGGGCACGGCCGGCGCGCGTCACGACCCGGCGGCACGGCCGGGGGAGCAGGGAGCGCAGTGGACCTCGACGGCCTGATCAGGGACCGGATCCGCGACGTCGTGGACTACCCCAAGCCCGGGGTGGTCTTCAAGGACATCACGCCGCTGCTGGCGGACCACGTCGCGTTCGCCGGGGTGGTCGACGCGATCGTCAACCACCACGGGCGCGGCACCGTCGACAAGATCGTCGGAATCGAGGCGCGCGGGTTCATTCTCGCCGCGCCCATCGCCTACCACTTCGGTGCGGGATTCGTTCCGGTGCGCAAGAAGGGAAAACTCCCCTCGGCGACGTATGAACGGTCCTATGATCTGGAATACGGGACCGAGACCATCGAGGTCCACGCCGACGCCTTCACGCCCGGCGAGCGCGTCCTCATCGTGGACGACGTGCTCGCGACCGGGGGCACCGCGCGGGCGGCGGCCGACCTGGTCGCCCGGGGCGGCGGCGACGTCGTCGGGCTGTCGGTCCTGATGGAGCTGTCCTTTCTGGGCGGTCGCGACCGGATCGGGAATCTGGACGTTCATTCCCTGGTTACGGTCTAGTACGAAAAAGGCGCCGGATACACTGTCCGGTACCAGTGGTCCGGCGGGGACGGGCGCTCCCCGTGCGGAACAGGGCAGATCACGCGCCCGTCGTGCGTTGGGGAGGCTGGGTGCCCGGTGAGGTGGTGTCGAGCGACGCGGTGACCTCCGCGCCGTCCGCGAACAGGCCCGGGCCGTCCGGCGGCCCCGGGGAGCGGACGGGCGGGCCGACCGCCGAGACCACCGCGCCCGTCCCGCCGTCCGATCCGGCGACCGATCCGGCGGCGGCGCAGGCCCCGCCGACCGACGACCCGTCCCGGCCGCAACCGGCCCCGATCCCGCCGTCCGCCGCACGGGTGCGCCGCAGGCTCGCGCGGCTGGGCGCGCAGCGGGGATCCGCCATGAACCCCGTCCTCGAACCCCTCATCAAGACCGTCCGGAACACGCATCCGAAGGCGGACGTCCGGCAGATCGAGCGCGCCTACGACGTGGCCGCGCACTATCACCGCGACCAGAAGCGCAAGAGCGGCGATCCGTACATCACGCATCCGCTGGCCGTCGCGACGATCCTCGCCGAGCTGGGCATGAACACCGAGACGGTCGTCGCGGCGCTGCTGCACGACACCGTCGAGGACACCGCGTACACGCTGGACGAGCTGCGCGCCGACTTCGGCGACGAGATCACCGCGCTGGTGGACGGCGTCACCAAGCTCGACAAGGTCAAGTACGGCGACGCGGCCGAGGCCGAGACCGTCCGCAAGATGGTCGTGGCGATGGCCCGCGACATCCGCGTCCTGGTGATCAAGCTCGCGGACCGGCTGCACAACATGCGCACGCTCCGGTACATGCCGCGCCACAAGCAGGAGAAGAAGGCCCGCGAGACGCTGGAGGTCTTCGCCCCGCTCGCGCACCGGCTCGGGATGAACACGCTGAAATGGGAGCTGGAGGACCTGTCCTTCGCGACCCTGTACCCGAAGCGGTTCGACGAGATCGCCCGGCTGGTGTCCGAGCGTGCCCCGCGCCGCGACATCTTCCTGCAGGAGGTCATCGAGAACGTCTCGGCGGACCTGCGGGACTCCCGGATCAAGGCGACGGTCACCGGCCGTCCCAAGCACTACTACTCGATCTACCAGAAGATGATCGCCCGCGACGTCGGGTTCGACGACATCTACGACCTGGTCGGCATCCGGGTCCTGGTGGACAGCGTCCGCGACTGCTACGCGGCGCTCGGGACGATCCACGCGCGGTGGAACCCGGTGCCCGGCCGGTTCAAGGACTACATCGCGATGCCGAAGTTCAACATGTACCAGTCGCTGCACACGACGGTGATCGGGCCCGAGGGCAAGCCCGTCGAGCTGCAGATCCGGACGTGGGGCATGCACCGGCGCGCGGAGTACGGCGTCGCGGCGCACTGGAAGTACAAGGAGGAGACGGTCGGGGGCCGCAGGGCCGCCGACATGCAGTGGCTCCGCCAGCTCCTGGACTGGCAGAAGGAGACCGCCGACCCGGCCGAGTTCCTGGAGTCGCTGCGGTTCGACCTGTCGGTGTCGGAGGTGTTCGTCTTCACGCCGAAGGGCGACGTGATCGCGCTGCCGCAGGGCGCGACCCCGGTCGACTTCGCGTATGCGATCCACACCGAGGTCGGCAGCCGCTGCATCGGCGCCCGCGTCAACGGACGGCTCGTGCCGCTCGAATCCACGCTGGACAACGGCGACACGGTCGAGGTGTTCACGTCCAAGTCGCCGGACGCCGGGCCCAGCCGGGACTGGCTGAACTTCGTCAAGAGCGCCCGCGCCCGCAACAAGATCCGGCACTGGTTCTCCAAGGAGCGGCGCGACACCGCGATCGAGTCCGGCAAGGACGCGATCGCGCGCGCGATGCGCAAGCAGAACATGCCGTTGCAGCGGATGATGTCGGGGGAGGCGCTGCTGGCGCTGGCCCGCGACATGCGCTACCCGGACGTGTCGTCGCTGTACGCGGCCGTCGGCGAGAACCAGGTGTCGGCGCAGAACGTCGTGCAGCGCCTGGTCGACGCGCTCGGCGGCCCCGAGAGCGCCGACGAGGACCTCGCCGAGATCGCGCTGCCGACGCGCCGCAAACGGACCCGTCCCGCCGGCGACCCCGGCGTCGTCGTCGCGGGCGACCCGGACGTGTGGGTGCGGCTGTCGCGCTGCTGCACGCCCGTCCCCGGCGACGACATCGTCGGGTTCGTGACGCGCGGGCACGGCGTCTCGGTGCACCGGGCGGACTGCTCGAACGTGGCGAGCCTGCGCACCCAGCCGGACCGGCTCATCGACGTGAAGTGGTCGCCCGGCGAGGACTCGGTGTTCCTGGTGGCGATCCAGGTCGAGGCGCTGGACCGGCCGCGCCTGCTCTCGGACGTGACGAGCGTCCTGTCCGACCAGCACGTGAACATCCTGTCGGCGTCCGTCACCACGACGCGCGACCGCGTCGCGGTCAGCCGCTTCACCTTCGAGATGGGCGACCCGAAGCACCTGGGCCACGTCCTGAAGGCCGTCCGCTCGATCGACGGCGTGTACGACGTCTACCGCATCACCAGCGGCACGAACCGCTGACCCCGGCGTCGCGGCGCCCGCTCCGGGGCGGGCGCCGCGACGGACGGGTCAGTCCTCGGCGAACGGGTCGGCGTCGATCCCGGCCTCGGCGCGCTGCCGGGCGGTGATCGGGGTGGGGGCGGCGGTCAGCGGGTCGTAGGCGGACGCGGCCTTCGGGAACGCGATCACGTCGCGGATCGAGGACTCGCCGGCCAGCAGCATCACGACGCGGTCCCAGCCGAAGGCGATGCCGCCGTGCGGGGGCGGGCCGAACTTGAAGGCCTCCAGCAGGAAGCCGAACTGCGACTCGGCCTCCTCCTTCGACAGGCCGAGGACGTCGAACACGCGCTGCTGCATCTCCGCGCGGTGGATGCGCAGGGAGCCGCCGCCGATCTCGCTGCCGTTGCAGACGATGTCGTAGGCGTCGGCGAGCGCGCTGCCCGGGTCATCCTGGAAGGTGTCGGCGTACGCGGCCTTCGGCGCGGTGAACGGGTGGTGGACGGCCGTCCAGCCGACCTGCTCGCCGCGCTCGTCCTCGACGGGCTCGAAGACCGGCGCGTCCACGACCCAGACGAACGCCCAGGCGGACGGGTCGATGAGGTCGCGGCGGCGGCCGATCTCCAGACGCGCGGCGCCGAGCAGCTCCTGCGTGGCGTGGCGCTTGCCGGCGCCGAAGAAGACCGCGTCGCCGGGGGCCGCGCCGGTCGCGGCGGCGAGCCCGGCCTTCTCGGTGTCGGAGAGGTTCTTGGCGACGGGGCCGCCGAGCGTCCCATCCTCCTGGACGAGCACGTACGCGAGCCCGCGCGCCCCCCGCGCCTTCGCCCAGTCCTGCCAGGCGTCCAGCTCCTTGCGGGTCTGCGCCGCGCCGCCCGGCATGACGACCGCGCCCACGTACGGGGCCTGGAAGACGCGGAAGGACGTGTCCGCGAAGTAGGCCGTCATGTCGGTCAGTTCGAGGCCGAAGCGCAGGTCGGGCTTGTCCGAGCCGTACCGGGCCATCGCGTCGGCGTAGGTGATGTGGGGGATCGGCCGGGGGATCTCGTAGCCCGCGACGTCCTTCCACAGCCGCGCGACGAGGTCCTCGGCGACGCGCAGGACGTCCGCCTGGTCCACGAACGACATCTCGATGTCGATCTGGGTGAACTCCGGCTGCCGGTCGGCGCGGAAGTCCTCGTCGCGGTAGCAGCGGGCGATCTGGTAGTAGCGCTCCAGGCCGCCGACCATGAGGAGCTGCTTGAAGAGCTGCGGCGACTGCGGCAGCGCGTACCAGCGGCCGGGCTGGAGCCGGACCGGGACGAGGAAGTCGCGCGCGCCCTCGGGGGTGGACCGGGTCAGCGTCGGCGTCTCGATGTTCACGAACCCGTGCCCGTCCAGCACGTCGTGGACGATGAACGACGCCCGCGACCGGATGCGCAGCGCGTTCGCGACGGCCTCGCGCCGGATGTCGAGGTACCGGTACTTGAGCCGGATCTCCTCGTTGACGTTGACGTCGCCCTCGATCGGGAACGGCAGCGGCGCCGCCTCCGACAGCACCTCGATCTCCGTCGCGGCGACCTCGATGTCGCCGGTCGGCAGCTCGGGGTTCTCGTTGCCCGCGGGCCGGATCCGGACCTCGCCGGTGATCCGGACGCAGAACTCCGACCGCAGGTCGTGAGCGGTGTCCTCCTCGCGGAAGACGACCTGGGCGGTGCCGGACGCGTCGCGCAGGTCGATGAAGGTGACGCCGCCGTGGTCGCGGCGCCGCGCCACCCACCCGGCCAGCGTCACGGGCTGCCCGGCGTGCTCCCTGCGGAGCGTCCCCGCCTCGTGCGAGCGGATCATTCGGAAAGCCTTTCCGTCAGCGTCGATGTGATGTCGGTCAGCGGGACGGCCGTCTGGTCCCCGGTGGCCAGTTCCTTGAGCTGGACCTCGCCGCCCGCGATGTCGCGTTCGCCGAGGATCACCGCGTAGGCCGCGCCGGACCGGTCGGCGTCCTTCATCGCGCCCTTGAGCCGCTTGCCGCCGAACGCCATGTCGGCGGCGATCCCGGCCTCGCGCAGCTCGTCCACCAGCGTGAACATCCGCCGCTCCGCGGCCTCGCCGAGCGCGACGCCGAACACCTGGCAGCGGGGCTTGCCGGCGAACGACGAGCCCTCGGCCTCCAGCGCCAGGATGGTCCGGTCCAGGCCGAGCCCGAAGCCGATGCCCGGCAGCGGCGGGCCGCCGATGTCCTCCGACAGCCCGTCGTAGCGTCCGCCGCCGCCGACGCCCGACTGCGCGCCGAGCAGCGGGTGGTCGAACTCGTAGGTGGTGCGGGTGTAGTAGTCCAGGCCGCGCACCAGGCGCGGCTCGTCCTCCCAGGCGACGCCGAGGTCGGCGAGCAGCGCGCGGACGCGGTCGTGGTACTCCTTGCACGCCGCGCACAGGTGGTCGGCCATGAGCGGCGCGTCGGCGACCTGCTCCCGGACGGCCGGGCGCTTGTCGTCCAGGACGCGCAGCGGGTTGATCTCGACGCGGGCGCGGGTGGCCTCGTCCAGGTCCAGCCCGCGCAGGAAGTCCTGCAGCACGGCCCGGTACACCGGACGGCACTCCTTGCACCCGAGCGAGTTCAGCAGCAGCCGCACCCGAGTGAGGCCGAGCGAGCGGTACCAGCGGGCCGCGAGCGCGATCGTCTCGGCGTCGACCTGCGGGTCCTCGGTGCCGATCGCCTCCAGGTCGAGCTGGTAGAACTGCCGGTACCGGCCCTGCTGGGGACGCTCGGCCCGGAACACCGGCCCGGCCGTCCACACCTTGACCGGCAGCCCGCCCTGGCGGTGCAGGTTGTGCTCCAGGACGGCGCGCAGCACGGTCGCGGTGAACTCCGGCCGCAGCGTCAGCGACCGGCCGCCCCGGTCCTCGAAGGTGTACATCTCCTTGCTGACGACGTCGGTGGACTCCCCGACGCCGCGCCGGAACAGGTCGGTGTCCTCGAAGACGGCCAGCTCCAGGTAGCCGTACCCGGCGAGGCGCGCCCGCTCGGCGAACGCGTCGCGGATCGCGGCGAACCGCTCGGCGCGCGGCGGGACGTATTCACTGACCCCCTTGGGGGCCTGGAAGCTCGAACTCACGGTCCCTCAGAATCCCTTGTCCGGCCCGTCGGCGGGCGCCAGCTCCGCCAGGAACGGGTTCGTCGTGCGCTCGCGTCCGATCGTGGTCTGCGGGCCGTGGCCGGGCAGGACGACGGTCGTGTCGGGCAGCGTCAGGCACACCCGCGACAGGCTCGCGAGGATCTCGTCGTAGGAGCCGCCGGGCAGGTCGGTGCGGCCGATGGACCCGGCGAACAGCAGGTCGCCGGTGAACATCACGTCCGGGACGTCGGCCGCGGCGGGCGTCCGGAACGTCACCGAGCCCGGGGTGTGGCCGGGGGCGTGGTCGACGGTGAACCGCAGCCCGGCGAGGTCGAGTTCGGCGCCGTCGGCGAGTTCGCGGACGTCGTCGGGCTCGCTCAGCGTCAGCCCGCCGAACAGCTCCTGGCCGGGGTTCAGTGACAGGCCCTTGGCGGGGTCGGTGAGCAGGTCCCGGTCGTCGGGGTGGATCCAGGCGGGGACGTCCTTGGCGCCGCACACCGGAGCGACCGACCAGACGTGGTCGAGGTGCCCGTGGGTGAGCAGCACGGCGACCGGCTTGAGCCGGTGCTCGCGCAGGACGTCGTCGATCCCGCCGGCGGCGTCCTCGCCGGGGTCGATGATCACGCACTCCGCACCCGCCTCGGGCGCCACGACATAGCAGTTCGCGGCGAACGATCCGGCGGGGAACCCGGCGACGAGCACGGTCGTCCTTTCCTTGGGCCGATCTGGGGCGAGTCCGGCGCCGCCGGTCTCCTCCGACCGCGGGCCTCGCGCCGCCCGGGACGGGCTCTGCCGCCGTCCGGGCGCGGTGTCACCGAGCGTACCGGCGCGACGGTCGCGACCGCGAACGAGATCCCGCGATCGCCGTGTCGGCGCGGTCCGCCGGTACCGCTACTATGCGCTGCACGTTCATTGATCGCGGCGAGAGGGCAGGGCACGTGGCGGGGAAGGACCGCAAGAAGCAGCTCGCACGGCAGCGCTATGAGCGCCAGCAGCAGCGGCT is from Actinomadura rubteroloni and encodes:
- the secD gene encoding protein translocase subunit SecD; its protein translation is MFAVLAALTGVMFLQGRTTPKLGLDLAGGTTVTLTAKTERGKNPPASQMDQAIKIINQRVNGLGVSDAEVAKQGSNNIVVNVPGEGQSRVVGLIGTTAKLQFRQVFAVTDGKPIQLKGATPDKGAKPTASPSATPSSSVSASPSATPRGRALSGALALPTPLASPSATKKPSASPSASPSATPTAATTPPTLEELRKGLSLPAGVSDEIVRQFATQSCYGTDRRAQGSNDPNRAWVVSCDQQQESGAFRKYILGPVAVHGEEVASADAIAPNAQNGTASWSVALKFKHKGADQFAKVTGDAYKAASGTPQRQVAIVLDGQVVSAPSIDNGAISGGTASIYGSADSFTQSYASDLANVLKYGALPLEFKQSSIDEVSSTLGSDQLSGGLIAGAIGLALVVVYCMLYYRGLGLVAVSSLIVAAVITYVSVVILGENIGFRLSLPHIIGLIVSIGITADSFIVYFERLRDELRAGRRLRPSVEAAWKRARRTILVADAVTFIAALVLYFLAVGGVAGFAFAMGLTTLIDVVVVFFFTKPLVTLLSRTSFYGRGHPWSGLDPRKLHKPEPATATARPTGQEA
- the secF gene encoding protein translocase subunit SecF is translated as MALGGMFSRIYRGEISADIVGRPKVWYSISGLLIALSVVGLLVQSLNFGVEFKGGSVFTFNAPHRSIEQVRSAVEHGGAHQVIVQKAGGDWRATTESMPSAEAGKIKNTISAELGIPAAKVSTQVVGASWGGEISKKAWQALAVFLLLIILYLSVAFEWRMALAALVALLHDLVITAGVYAWSGFEVTPATLLGFLTILGYSLYDAVVVFDMIKEVTRPLSPTSKITYSEAANRALSSTLVRSLNTSLVAILPVGAILFIGTTVFGAGTLKDLSLALFVGMIVGTYSSICVATPLLVQLKEREPQFRELRANIARRENSAKRQAKAARTTVPAGGGGDATDDDEPGEGEKRIDVASDVTLRKVVQTGPRQQPKRGTRTQRRNTK
- a CDS encoding adenine phosphoribosyltransferase; protein product: MDLDGLIRDRIRDVVDYPKPGVVFKDITPLLADHVAFAGVVDAIVNHHGRGTVDKIVGIEARGFILAAPIAYHFGAGFVPVRKKGKLPSATYERSYDLEYGTETIEVHADAFTPGERVLIVDDVLATGGTARAAADLVARGGGDVVGLSVLMELSFLGGRDRIGNLDVHSLVTV
- a CDS encoding RelA/SpoT family protein, producing the protein MNPVLEPLIKTVRNTHPKADVRQIERAYDVAAHYHRDQKRKSGDPYITHPLAVATILAELGMNTETVVAALLHDTVEDTAYTLDELRADFGDEITALVDGVTKLDKVKYGDAAEAETVRKMVVAMARDIRVLVIKLADRLHNMRTLRYMPRHKQEKKARETLEVFAPLAHRLGMNTLKWELEDLSFATLYPKRFDEIARLVSERAPRRDIFLQEVIENVSADLRDSRIKATVTGRPKHYYSIYQKMIARDVGFDDIYDLVGIRVLVDSVRDCYAALGTIHARWNPVPGRFKDYIAMPKFNMYQSLHTTVIGPEGKPVELQIRTWGMHRRAEYGVAAHWKYKEETVGGRRAADMQWLRQLLDWQKETADPAEFLESLRFDLSVSEVFVFTPKGDVIALPQGATPVDFAYAIHTEVGSRCIGARVNGRLVPLESTLDNGDTVEVFTSKSPDAGPSRDWLNFVKSARARNKIRHWFSKERRDTAIESGKDAIARAMRKQNMPLQRMMSGEALLALARDMRYPDVSSLYAAVGENQVSAQNVVQRLVDALGGPESADEDLAEIALPTRRKRTRPAGDPGVVVAGDPDVWVRLSRCCTPVPGDDIVGFVTRGHGVSVHRADCSNVASLRTQPDRLIDVKWSPGEDSVFLVAIQVEALDRPRLLSDVTSVLSDQHVNILSASVTTTRDRVAVSRFTFEMGDPKHLGHVLKAVRSIDGVYDVYRITSGTNR
- the aspS gene encoding aspartate--tRNA ligase, with protein sequence MIRSHEAGTLRREHAGQPVTLAGWVARRRDHGGVTFIDLRDASGTAQVVFREEDTAHDLRSEFCVRITGEVRIRPAGNENPELPTGDIEVAATEIEVLSEAAPLPFPIEGDVNVNEEIRLKYRYLDIRREAVANALRIRSRASFIVHDVLDGHGFVNIETPTLTRSTPEGARDFLVPVRLQPGRWYALPQSPQLFKQLLMVGGLERYYQIARCYRDEDFRADRQPEFTQIDIEMSFVDQADVLRVAEDLVARLWKDVAGYEIPRPIPHITYADAMARYGSDKPDLRFGLELTDMTAYFADTSFRVFQAPYVGAVVMPGGAAQTRKELDAWQDWAKARGARGLAYVLVQEDGTLGGPVAKNLSDTEKAGLAAATGAAPGDAVFFGAGKRHATQELLGAARLEIGRRRDLIDPSAWAFVWVVDAPVFEPVEDERGEQVGWTAVHHPFTAPKAAYADTFQDDPGSALADAYDIVCNGSEIGGGSLRIHRAEMQQRVFDVLGLSKEEAESQFGFLLEAFKFGPPPHGGIAFGWDRVVMLLAGESSIRDVIAFPKAASAYDPLTAAPTPITARQRAEAGIDADPFAED
- the hisS gene encoding histidine--tRNA ligase gives rise to the protein MSSSFQAPKGVSEYVPPRAERFAAIRDAFAERARLAGYGYLELAVFEDTDLFRRGVGESTDVVSKEMYTFEDRGGRSLTLRPEFTATVLRAVLEHNLHRQGGLPVKVWTAGPVFRAERPQQGRYRQFYQLDLEAIGTEDPQVDAETIALAARWYRSLGLTRVRLLLNSLGCKECRPVYRAVLQDFLRGLDLDEATRARVEINPLRVLDDKRPAVREQVADAPLMADHLCAACKEYHDRVRALLADLGVAWEDEPRLVRGLDYYTRTTYEFDHPLLGAQSGVGGGGRYDGLSEDIGGPPLPGIGFGLGLDRTILALEAEGSSFAGKPRCQVFGVALGEAAERRMFTLVDELREAGIAADMAFGGKRLKGAMKDADRSGAAYAVILGERDIAGGEVQLKELATGDQTAVPLTDITSTLTERLSE
- a CDS encoding MBL fold metallo-hydrolase, producing MLVAGFPAGSFAANCYVVAPEAGAECVIIDPGEDAAGGIDDVLREHRLKPVAVLLTHGHLDHVWSVAPVCGAKDVPAWIHPDDRDLLTDPAKGLSLNPGQELFGGLTLSEPDDVRELADGAELDLAGLRFTVDHAPGHTPGSVTFRTPAAADVPDVMFTGDLLFAGSIGRTDLPGGSYDEILASLSRVCLTLPDTTVVLPGHGPQTTIGRERTTNPFLAELAPADGPDKGF